In the Arachis ipaensis cultivar K30076 chromosome B10, Araip1.1, whole genome shotgun sequence genome, one interval contains:
- the LOC107621241 gene encoding QWRF motif-containing protein 7, translating into MAAPQLVRSRSGSAPAIAITANDRSSRRSSVSSSSERFISGNNRSKSTSSRSSRTAQSSSGATSPGMMKKVPSAWAMSPGRSSLGSQFIANVSESPAKANGGGGGRRSVTSKVLNYLKQRKSSPIEEEGYHRFKILHNRLLQWRFINARAQFAMARIKTVAEMQLFSVWLRTLRIRKAIIEKKTELQNVKHLIKLYQIVIPQLPFLNEWAKLERRNQESVGRLERKLVALSNTLPLSNYLKVDTVSVSEVLNTAIDYMSA; encoded by the exons ATGGCGGCACCGCAGCTTGTCCGGAGCAGAAGTGGAAGCGCGCCAGCCATAGCCATAACGGCCAACGACAGATCTTCACGGAGGTCGTCGGTCAGCTCGAGTAGCGAAAGATTTATCAGCGGCAATAACCGTTCAAAGTCAACATCATCAAGATCGTCAAGAACAGCGCAAAGTAGCTCGGGTGCCACGTCACCAGGCATGATGAAGAAGGTGCCTTCTGCGTGGGCGATGTCGCCGGGAAGGTCATCTCTTGGATCCCAATTTATCGCAAATGTGTCTGAGTCGCCGGCAAAAGCCAATGGTGGCGGCGGCGGCAGGCGAAGCGTGACCAGCAAGGTGTTGAATTATTTGAAGCAAAGAAAATCTTCGCCAATTGAAGAAGAAGGATACCATAGGTTTAAAATTTTGCATAACAGGCTTCTACAGTGGCGGTTTATCAATGCTAGAGCTCAATTTGCCATGGCTCGTATCAAAACTGTAGCCGAG ATGCAACTCTTTTCTGTATGGCTTCGAACTCTCCGGATAAGAAAGGCGATAATAGAAAAGAAAACTGAATTACAAAATGTCAAACATTTGATCAAGCTTTATCAAATAGTGATTCCGCAACTTCCCTTTCTTAATGAATGGGCAAAATTGGAGAGAAGAAATCAAGAATCAGTtgggagattggagaggaagttgGTAGCACTATCCAATACATTGCCTTTGTCTAACTATCTTAAG